One Cucurbita pepo subsp. pepo cultivar mu-cu-16 chromosome LG07, ASM280686v2, whole genome shotgun sequence genomic region harbors:
- the LOC111799232 gene encoding 40S ribosomal protein S8-like, protein MGISRDSMHKRRATGGKKKAWRKKRKYELGRQPANTKISSDKSIRRIRVRGGNVKWRAFRLDTGNYSWGSEAVTRKSRILDVVYNASNNELVRTQTLVKSAIVQVDAAPFKQWYLQHYGVDIGRKKKTTASSKKEEEADAATEEVKKSNHVQRKIEKRQQDRKLDPHIEEQFSSGRLMACISSRPGQCGRADGYILEGKELEFYMKKLQRKKGKGAGAS, encoded by the exons ATGG GTATTTCTCGTGATTCTATGCACAAGAGGCGTGCCACAGGAGGCAAGAAGAAAGcctggaggaagaagagaaa GTATGAGCTCGGCAGGCAACCTGCCAACACCAAGATATCCAGTGATAAATCAATCCGGAGGATTAGAGTTCGTGGGGGAAATGTGAAGTGGCGAGCTTTTAGGCTTGATACTGGAAACTACTCTTGGGGTAGTGAGGCTGTGACTAGAAAGTCCCGTATTCTTGATGTGGTCTACAATGCATCTAATAATGAGCTTGTTCGTACTCAAACTTTGGTGAAGAGTGCCATCGTTCAAGTTGATGCAGCACCATTTAAACAGTGGTATCTTCAGCATTATGGAGTGGATATTGGACGTAAGAAGAAGACCACAGCATCTTCTAAGAAGGAAGAG GAAGCTGATGCTGCCACTGAGGAGGTAAAGAAGAGTAACCACGTGCAGCGCAAAATAGAGAAACGTCAGCAGGACCGTAAGCTTGACCCACACATCGAAGAACAATTCAGCAGTGGTCGTTTGATGGCGTGTATCTCATCAAGACCTGGTCAATGTGGCCGAGCAGATGG ATATATTTTGGAAGGCAAGGAACTTGAATTTTACATGAAGAAGCTCCAAAGGAAGAAGGGTAAAGGAGCTGGTGCTTCATAG
- the LOC111798513 gene encoding adagio protein 1 produces MEWDSNSDLSADDDDEGFLLNDGGPLPFPVENLFQTAPCGFVVTDSLEPDHPIIYVNTVFEMVTGYRAEEVLGRNCRFLQCRGPFAKRRHPLVDSSVVSEIRRCLEDGTEFQGELLNFRKDGTPLMNKLRLTPIYGDDETVTHVIGIQFFTEADIDLGPVTSSTTKELAKSSDRFRSGLSSFRVTSVGDRNICRGVCGIFQISDEVISLKILSRLTPRDIASVGSVCRRFYELTKNEDLWRMVCQNAWGSETTRVLETVPGAKTLGWGRLARELTTLEAAAWRKLTVGGSVEPSRCNFSACAVGNRVVLFGGEGVNMQPMNDTFVLDLNSSKPEWQHVQVSSPPPGRWGHTLSCVNGSHLVVFGGCGRQGLLNDVFLLDLDANPPAWREISGLAPPLPRSWHSSCTLDGTKLIVSGGCADSGVLLSDTFLLDLSMEKPIWREIPVSWTPPSRLGHTLSVYGGRKILMFGGLAKSGPLRFRSSDVFTMDLSEEEPCWRCVTGSGVPGAGNPGGVAPPPRLDHVAVSLPGGRILIFGGSVAGLHSASQLYLLDPTEEKPTWRILKVPGRPPRFAWGHSTCVVGGSRAIVLGGQTGEEWMLSELHELSLASSVI; encoded by the exons ATGGAGTGGGACAGCAATTCGGATCTGAGCgccgacgacgacgacgaggGCTTCCTTCTCAACGATGGCGGCCCTCTTCCTTTCCCTGTTGAGAACTTGTTCCAAACTGCCCCATGTGGCTTCGTCGTCACCGATTCTCTTGAACCTGACCATCCCATCATTTATGTCAACACCGTCTTCGAAATGGTTACTGGATATCGGGCCGAGGAAGTTCTCGGTCGCAATTG TCGATTCTTGCAATGTAGAGGTCCATTTGCAAAAAGAAGGCATCCACTGGTCGACTCTTCCGTGGTTTCAGAAATCAGAAGATGTCTAGAGGATGGTACTGAATTTCAAGGAGAGTTGTTGAACTTTAGGAAAGATGGAACCCCATTGATGAATAAATTGAGGTTAACACCTATCTATGGAGATGATGAAACAGTAACTCATGTTATTGGTATCCAATTCTTCACTGAAGCAGATATTGATCTGGGACCTGTGACCAGTTCTACAACAAAGGAATTAGCGAAGTCATCTGATAGGTTTCGTTCTGGCCTTTCATCTTTTCGCGTTACATCTGTTGGCGACCGAAATATTTGTCGTGGTGTATGtggtatttttcaaataagtGATGAGGTGATATCCTTGAAAATACTTTCACGGTTGACACCCAGAGATATTGCGTCGGTGGGATCTGTTTGTAGGCGGTTTTATGAGCTGACAAAGAATGAGGATCTCTGGAGAATGGTCTGCCAAAATGCCTGGGGTAGTGAAACAACACGTGTTCTAGAGACAGTGCCTGGTGCGAAAACTCTTGGCTGGGGCCGGTTAGCGAGAGAATTGACAACTCTTGAAGCTGCTGCCTGGAGGAAGCTGACCGTTGGGGGATCTGTCGAACCCTCACGATGCAACTTTAGTGCGTGTGCAGTTGGTAATAGAGTTGTACTATTCGGTGGGGAGGGTGTTAATATGCAACCGATGAACGATACCTTTGTACTCGATTTAAATTCTAGTAAACCAGAATGGCAGCATGTTCAAGTTAGTTCTCCACCTCCTGGTAGATGGGGTCATACTCTTTCTTGTGTAAATGGTTCTCATTTAGTCGTCTTTGGAGGTTGTGGAAGACAGGGCTTGCTTAATGATGTTTTCTTGTTGGATTTGGACGCAAATCCTCCTGCCTGGCGTGAAATATCTGGATTGGCTCCTCCGCTTCCGAGATCATGGCATAGCTCCTGCACTCTCGATGGCACGAAACTGATAGTCTCCGGTGGATGTGCAGATTCAGGAGTACTCCTTAGTGATACCTTTCTGCTTGACCTCTCAATGGAGAAACCCATATGGAGGGAGATACCTGTATCTTGGACTCCTCCCTCTCGGTTGGGGCACACGTTATCTGTGTATGGTGGGCGGAAGATTTTGATGTTTGGGGGTTTAGCAAAAAGTGGACCTCTTCGGTTTCGATCAAGCGACGTCTTCACAATGGACTTAAGTGAGGAGGAACCATGTTGGAGATGCGTAACTGGAAGCGGAGTACCGGGTGCTGGAAACCCAGGAGGGGTAGCACCTCCGCCTAGACTGGACCATGTTGCTGTGAGCCTCCCAGGTGGAAGAATACTGATCTTTGGCGGGTCAGTTGCGGGTCTTCACTCAGCATCACAGCTTTATCTGCTGGACCCAACAGAAGAGAAACCAACATGGAGGATATTGAAAGTACCTGGACGGCCTCCGAGGTTCGCATGGGGACACAGCACATGCGTCGTAGGGGGATCAAGAGCCATAGTCCTGGGAGGTCAAACTGGAGAGGAGTGGATGCTAAGTGAGCTTCATGAGCTATCATTGGCAAGTTCTGTGATCTGA